The Candidatus Hydrogenedentota bacterium genomic interval AAGTCGTCGATGAGTGGGTCCACCACATCAACACGGGCCGCACGATTACCATACTCGCGGAAGACGAAGACGGCATCGCCGGATACGGAAGTCTTCACCACAACGAGAACGCGTGGACCCGCCACCTTGGCCAGATCCGCATCCTTGTGAAAGGCGAGCGCCGCAAAGCAGGACTCGGCCGCCGGCTGGCGAACGAAGTCTTTCATCTCGCAAAAGAACTCAAGCTCGAACGCATCTTCGTGCAAATGGCCGCCGA includes:
- a CDS encoding GNAT family N-acetyltransferase — its product is MGTMALIKRTYPWTDTVDGRSITFRLMTPEDRDLVLAFARSLTEDDLIFLRVDITKPEVVDEWVHHINTGRTITILAEDEDGIAGYGSLHHNENAWTRHLGQIRILVKGERRKAGLGRRLANEVFHLAKELKLERIFVQMAA